DNA from Mucilaginibacter mallensis:
AAAGGGCAGAGAGAGCATTAACCCAACAGGCAAGGAGAATAAAATAGCACCAAGGGCGGCATCTGTTAAGCCCAGTGTTTGCTGAACGGTAACAATACGCGATGCCCAGCTGGCAAAACATAATCCCGCCAGGAAAAACATAACGCCAACAACCATACGCAAAGTTGCCTTTGAGCGCGGGTATGGTGGTGCAACTTCTGTGGTTATTATATCTTCTAAAACTTCGTCCATTTACTATAGTGTATATAGTACACTATGCAAAGGTAGCTCATAAATGTCATTTTGACGAGAAAGGAGGCGAAAACTTTTAAAAATGACAGGGAGAGTATGGAAATCGGCTATGAAATTTGCAAGAGATCCCTTATATCATTATGATATAACAATAGGGGGAAACTCCCGCTGTTTGTGTCTCCTCAAACAACTTGTCAGTGTGCTAATGGATTGTTTGTTGATACACCATAAGTGTTCGGGGGATTTATTTTCTTACGAATTATAGAGCGTGGGTGTCATCCTGAGCGAGAGTCGAAGGGTGAGCGTAGAGGCCTTTGCCCACATACTTCGACTATCGCTTAGTATGACACCGCTTTAAATCTTTCAAATAATATGGTTTGTGGGGACACAAACCATGGAAATAAATCTAATACTGTAATTAATTACTTATACAAAACATAAGCCGAAGTACCCGCAACATCTATTGATGTGGAATTGATCTTTTTAATGCCGCCCAGGTTAATTTCATCGCCATTGCCAACTAAAGTCCAGCTACCTGCCGGGATAGTTACTGATTTATTGGCAGCACTGCCGTTTAGGATAACCAGTATGGTATTCCATTTATCGCCATTGGCATTGCCAGTGAGCTGGTAGGCAATTACCGATGGATCATTGGTTTCGATAAATTGTAAATGGTCCTGTATCATTTTGGTTGACGGCATCCGGAAGGCTGGGTGATCCTTACGCAAGGCTACCAATTGTTTGTAATAGTTGAATACATCAGCATATTTAGTTTTACGACTCCAGTCGATCTGATTGATGGCGTCGGGTGAGTTAAATGAATTGGCAACGCCCTGCTTGGTGCGCAAAAGTTCAGCTCCCGAGTGCAGGAAAGCTATACCCTGTGAGGTTAAGACAACGGCATTGGCCAATTTATCCATTTTTATCAGATCTGCCTCCGAAGCATCAGGATTGGAGATCTTGAGACGGTCAAACAGTGTATTATCATCATGGCATGATACGTAACTGATGGTTTGATAGGGCTCCGCGGCCCATGGCGCTTTTGAATAGTTAACTTTTGTATAATCTATCTGGCTGTTTTGGGTTGATGCCACTATGCCAAATTTTACGCTCTCTTTTGAGTTTTGATTGCCGCTTACAAAACCCTTTGCTTTTACATCGCTGAAACCGCCTTTTAAGCCATCGCGCAGGTCGTCACTAAATGCGGCTACTTTGTTTAGCTCGTAAATATTTTTCTTAACGGCACGCAGGTTTTCAGACAGCGGACTTGAGCCTGCTGTCCACCCTTCGCCATAAATAATAATGGTGGGGTCAATCTTATGCAGGGCATCGCTAATGGCATTCATGGTTTCAATATCATGTATGCCCATCAAATCAAACCTAAAACCATCCAAATGATATTCCTTCGCCCAATAAACCACCGATTCTATCATGAACTTACGCATCATTGGTCTTTCTGATGCTGTCTCGTTACCGCAGCCGGTGCCGTTGGCATAACTGCCATCTGGATTCTGGCGGTAAAAATAGCCAGGCGCAAACTGACTGAAATTAGAGTGCTGGATATCGGTAGTGTGGTTATATACCACATCCAGTATTACACGCAAGCCATTTTTATGCAGGGCCTGTACCATTTGTTTAAACTCTTTTATGCGCACATTGCCATCATATGGGTTTGTAGAATAGCTACCCTCAGGTACGTTATAATTCAGCGGATCGTAACCCCAGTTGTATTGCGGCTGATCGAGCTTGGTTTCATCAACCGAATTATAATCAAATGATGGGAGCAGATGTACATGCGTAACGCCCAGTTCTTTTATATGATCGAGCCCGGTTGATTTACCATCCGGGCTTTTAGTGCCGGTTTCAGTCAGTCCTAAAAATTTACCTTTATTGGTGATACCTGAATTTGGGTCAACAGAAATATCCCTGATATGTGTTTCGTAAATAATAGCATCGGTAATGTTTTTTAGAGCCGGTTTTTTGTCGTTTTGCCAATCGGCAGGGTTTGTAGCAGGCAGATCAACCACCATACCGCGATGCCCGTTAACACCAGCAGCTTTGGCATAAATATCAGGCGCTTCCAACAGCCATTTACCATCCTGCATTACCTGGAAAGTGTAATATTTATTTTTAATATCCTGTGTAACGATGGTTTGCCATGTGCCATTATCAGCTTTAGCAAGGGCAATAGTATTGATAGCATCGCCGCCGTTGCCTGCATCGTACAAACGCAATTTTACTTCGGATGCTTTTGGAGCCCATACTTTAAAGGCTGTTTTCTGTTTCGAATAGCTTACGCCGAGATCGTTCCCGGTATAGGTCGGATAGTTAGCGTAATCTGTAGTTTGTGCAGATACTGCAGAAGAAAGCACCATAAGTAATGAAATATTGGTTAGTATAACTTTGAAAGCATTCATTTGGTTTGTTTTTGGCGATATAATGGCAGGCAATTGTAGTGAAAATAATTGATTTATCAACGCGTCATTGCAAGGAACGAAGCAATCCCCGACTGTACAGAGCGGATGTGCAAGGCTGCAGACTTATCGCTTCGAATCGCTTGTCGCTAAGAAGTCACTTTTTTCGCAAGCTGTTTGTTTTTTAAGGTGCTCAAGAGGGCTCCGCCGTTTTGTCTTGATACAAAAAGTAACCAAAAAATCAAGTCAGTAGATTAGGCTTCTTTGCCGCACTTGGCCTTACCCTGCAAATCAGGCAAAACCTGGGCTGCTATATTTTTACCCTGCTGTCGCTACGCACCTGGCCTTTACGCTTATGTAAAAATCTGCCATGCCCTGCCACACACAAGGCCACCATCGTTTTGCCTGATTTCGTCCGAAGCTGTTCTACTGACAGGGGAAAGCCCTCATCTAACCGCCTCCTTTAGAGGAAACTTTAATTGAATCGCGATCAAAAGAGCATTGGGCTGACAACAAGGGCGGGCCCAGCGTTGGCGGGAATGCCGGTTTAGCTTTTTGTGTGATGTAAGGTACGAAGTACCGAACAGCCAAAAAAGCGTAAAGAACCGGCAGGGAGCGTGGAAGCATCCTTGTTGTCTTGATTTTTTGTTTCTTTTGTATCAAGACAAAAGAAATAGGGCTCCGCGCCCATGAGCGGCTTCACGTGACTCAACAAGCAAGTATGCAGTTGCAAACTGAAAGATCATTCAGCATCCGAAAGCATCGTCATCTTAAGGCTTCAGTTGCAAACTGAAGCCAGTGCGGGGTGGGAAAAAATTAACAATTCCCATCCAACCCGCAACTGTCACCTTCAATAACCTGAAGTGATGGTTTCGGGTTTTCCTGCTGCCATTCTGCGAAGGCTTTTTCAATAGTTTCTTCAAATACAGGAACTGCTTGCGCGCCTGATACGCCATATTTGCGGTTCATTACAAAAAATGGTACACCACGGATGCCCAGGTGTTGTGCTTCGGCAACATCATGCTTTACGTCTTCAGCATAAGCATCGCTTTCAAGGGTGATCTTTATTTCATTGGCATCAAGGCCTATAGCAGTGCCCAATGCAATTAGCGTGGGTGCATCGTCTATATTTTTACCATCGGTAAAATAAGCTTTAAACAGGGCTTCTTCGGCGGCATCACCCAGACCGTGTTTTTTGGCGAGGTGGCTAAACCTGTGCGCGTTAAAGCTGTTGGCAACTACGGCACGATCAAAATTGTAGGTCAGGCCAGCTTCGGCGGCCATTTGGGTAACATGGGCATTCAGTTCTTTGGCGTGGTCCAGGGAGAAGCCT
Protein-coding regions in this window:
- a CDS encoding DsbA family oxidoreductase, with translation MKIEIWSDVMCPFCYIGKCRFEDALQKTGHGKDIEIEWKSFQLNPDMKTDPSINIDQYLADIKGFSLDHAKELNAHVTQMAAEAGLTYNFDRAVVANSFNAHRFSHLAKKHGLGDAAEEALFKAYFTDGKNIDDAPTLIALGTAIGLDANEIKITLESDAYAEDVKHDVAEAQHLGIRGVPFFVMNRKYGVSGAQAVPVFEETIEKAFAEWQQENPKPSLQVIEGDSCGLDGNC
- the pulA gene encoding type I pullulanase — protein: MNAFKVILTNISLLMVLSSAVSAQTTDYANYPTYTGNDLGVSYSKQKTAFKVWAPKASEVKLRLYDAGNGGDAINTIALAKADNGTWQTIVTQDIKNKYYTFQVMQDGKWLLEAPDIYAKAAGVNGHRGMVVDLPATNPADWQNDKKPALKNITDAIIYETHIRDISVDPNSGITNKGKFLGLTETGTKSPDGKSTGLDHIKELGVTHVHLLPSFDYNSVDETKLDQPQYNWGYDPLNYNVPEGSYSTNPYDGNVRIKEFKQMVQALHKNGLRVILDVVYNHTTDIQHSNFSQFAPGYFYRQNPDGSYANGTGCGNETASERPMMRKFMIESVVYWAKEYHLDGFRFDLMGIHDIETMNAISDALHKIDPTIIIYGEGWTAGSSPLSENLRAVKKNIYELNKVAAFSDDLRDGLKGGFSDVKAKGFVSGNQNSKESVKFGIVASTQNSQIDYTKVNYSKAPWAAEPYQTISYVSCHDDNTLFDRLKISNPDASEADLIKMDKLANAVVLTSQGIAFLHSGAELLRTKQGVANSFNSPDAINQIDWSRKTKYADVFNYYKQLVALRKDHPAFRMPSTKMIQDHLQFIETNDPSVIAYQLTGNANGDKWNTILVILNGSAANKSVTIPAGSWTLVGNGDEINLGGIKKINSTSIDVAGTSAYVLYK